In Drosophila santomea strain STO CAGO 1482 chromosome 2L, Prin_Dsan_1.1, whole genome shotgun sequence, a single window of DNA contains:
- the LOC120458115 gene encoding sodium-dependent nutrient amino acid transporter 1 isoform X1, with protein MDTSQRNHQNQGFVGDDGRSTASTVEISTNSPALRINSDDQEAAKVPEERATWGKGVEFLMSCIAMSVGLGNVWRFPFTALDNGGGAFLIPYLIVLFLIGKPIYYLEMVIGQFSSRGSVKVFDLCPAMKGVGAGQAFQVFMLSTYYAALVAIIGRYFIESFRNPLPWSTCRAEWGVHCINSAPDASNWSRVEGDDQSPQNYTMKSLNDRVITSSEWYFVTEVLHEKPNIEDGIGLPNWELVIGLFIAWACVFCIIRRGVKSSGKASYFLALFPYVIMGVLLVRAVTLPGSIDGIYYFIKPQWGKILDPKVWYAAVTQCFYSLSVCFGNIIMYSSFNKFGHNVHRDAAIVTGLDTMTSLLAGFTIFGILGHLAHEIGTDDIGSVVKGGAGLAFISYPDAIAKFKQLPQIFSVLFFLMLFVLGIGSNIAMTSCSVTAIRDRFPNFGQWQCSLLIAVVSFFIGLLYITPGGQYMLTLVDFFGASMIALVLGIAELYTIGWIYGTDRLCKDIEFMLGRKVGLYWRLCWSIITPLIMTVILIYFYATYQPLTYNNIIYPNWAYTIGWLITAFGILQLPIWMIVAIVRDPGQTLGAKIRGAFTPKKNWGPSDPLLREQYHKEIENELTPKRGQGIWAAIKQNIFG; from the exons ATGGATACGTCGCAAAGGAACCACCAAAATCAAGGCTTCGTGGGCGACGACGGACGCAGTACGGCCAGCACAGTGGAGATTTCG ACCAACAGTCCAGCCCTGCGCATTAATTCCGATGACCAGGAGGCAGCCAAAGTGCCAGAGGAGCGTGCCACCTGGGGCAAAGGCGTGGAGTTCCTGATGTCCTGCATCGCCATGTCCGTGGGTCTGGGAAATGTGTGGCGATTCCCATTCACTGCCCTCGATAATGGCGGCGGCGCCTTCCTCATACCATATCTCATTGTCCTGTTCCTGATTGGCAAACCGATTTACTATCTGGAAATGGTAATTGGCCAGTTTTCCAGTCGCGGTTCGGTTAAAGTGTTCGATTTGTGCCCGGCGATGAAAG GTGTCGGAGCTGGCCAGGCTTTCCAGGTGTTCATGCTCAGCACTTACTATGCCGCCCTGGTAGCGATAATTGGCCGATATTTCATTGAATCATTTCGCAACCCATTGCCCTGGTCCACATGCCGTGCGGAATGGGGTGTCCACTGCATTAACTCAGCCCCCGATGCGAGTAATTGGTCTCGAGTGGAAGGCGATGATCAGAGCCCACAAAATTACACAATGAAATCACTGAACGATCGGGTCATCACCAGTTCGGAATGGTACTTTGT TACGGAAGTGCTCCACGAGAAGCCAAATATCGAGGATGGAATTGGCCTGCCAAACTGGGAGTTGGTCATTGGGCTCTTCATCGCCTGGGCCTGTGTATTCTGCATTATTCGTCGCGGAGTGAAGAGTTCTGGAAAGGCATCCTACTTCCTGGCCCTCTTCCCGTACGTCATCATGGGTGTCCTTTTGGTGCGAGCTGTAACTCTGCCCGGATCTATAGACGGTATATACTACTTCATTAAGCCGCAATGGGGAAAGATTTTGGACCCCAAGGTCTGGTATGCAGCTGTAACCCAGTGTTTCTACTCGCTGTCCGTTTGTTTTGGCAACATCATCATGTACTCCTCGTTCAACAAGTTCGGCCACAACGTACATAGGGACGCGGCGATTGTGACGGGTCTGGACACCATGACCTCTCTGTTGGCTGGATTCACGATTTTCGGTATCCTCGGTCATCTGGCCCACGAAATCGGAACCGATGACATCGGTTCAGTGGTGAAGGGTGGTGCCGGATTGGCCTTCATCTCATATCCCGATGCCATTGCCAAGTTCAAGCAGCTGCCACAGATCTTCTCAGTGCTGTTCTTCCTCATGCTCTTCGTTTTGGGCATAGGATCGAATATTGCCATGACCTCCTGCTCGGTGACCGCCATTCGGGATCGGTTTCCCAACTTTGGGCAGTGGCAGTGCTCGCTGCTCATAGCGGTTGTCAGCTTCTTTATTGGATTGTTGTATATAACACCG GGCGGTCAATATATGCTGACTCTTGTGGACTTCTTTGGCGCCTCGATGATTGCTCTGGTACTGGGAATCGCCGAGCTGTACACCATTGGATGGATCTATGGCACAGACCGCCTGTGCAAGGACATTGAGTTCATGCTGGGTCGCAAAGTGGGCCTGTACTGGAGGCTCTGCTGGAGCATCATTACTCCCTTGATCATGACTGTTATTCTCATCTACTTCTATGCGACCTACCAACCTCTAACTTACAACAATATTATCTATCCAAATTGGGCTTACA CTATTGGCTGGCTGATAACGGCCTTCGGAATTCTTCAGCTGCCCATATGGATGATTGTGGCCATTGTTCGAGATCCAGGTCAGACTTTGGGTGCCAAAATCCGTGGAGCCTTTACGCCGAAGAAGAATTGGGGACCCAGTGACCCCCTTCTCCGGGAACAGTATCACAAGGAAATCGAGAACGAGTTGACCCCGAAACGGGGTCAGGGAATTTGGGCTGCCATCAAGCAAAACATCTTTGGTTGA
- the LOC120458115 gene encoding sodium-dependent nutrient amino acid transporter 1 isoform X2 produces MDTSQRNHQNQGFVGDDGRSTASTVEISTNSPALRINSDDQEAAKVPEERATWGKGVEFLMSCIAMSVGLGNVWRFPFTALDNGGGAFLIPYLIVLFLIGKPIYYLEMVIGQFSSRGSVKVFDLCPAMKGVGIGQVISISMVTTYYVAIMGITLRYLYESFRSPLPWSECRPEWESFCVASSLGNTSQLASPMDMDRLPQQQPVASAELYFLTEVLHEKPNIEDGIGLPNWELVIGLFIAWACVFCIIRRGVKSSGKASYFLALFPYVIMGVLLVRAVTLPGSIDGIYYFIKPQWGKILDPKVWYAAVTQCFYSLSVCFGNIIMYSSFNKFGHNVHRDAAIVTGLDTMTSLLAGFTIFGILGHLAHEIGTDDIGSVVKGGAGLAFISYPDAIAKFKQLPQIFSVLFFLMLFVLGIGSNIAMTSCSVTAIRDRFPNFGQWQCSLLIAVVSFFIGLLYITPGGQYMLTLVDFFGASMIALVLGIAELYTIGWIYGTDRLCKDIEFMLGRKVGLYWRLCWSIITPLIMTVILIYFYATYQPLTYNNIIYPNWAYTIGWLITAFGILQLPIWMIVAIVRDPGQTLGAKIRGAFTPKKNWGPSDPLLREQYHKEIENELTPKRGQGIWAAIKQNIFG; encoded by the exons ATGGATACGTCGCAAAGGAACCACCAAAATCAAGGCTTCGTGGGCGACGACGGACGCAGTACGGCCAGCACAGTGGAGATTTCG ACCAACAGTCCAGCCCTGCGCATTAATTCCGATGACCAGGAGGCAGCCAAAGTGCCAGAGGAGCGTGCCACCTGGGGCAAAGGCGTGGAGTTCCTGATGTCCTGCATCGCCATGTCCGTGGGTCTGGGAAATGTGTGGCGATTCCCATTCACTGCCCTCGATAATGGCGGCGGCGCCTTCCTCATACCATATCTCATTGTCCTGTTCCTGATTGGCAAACCGATTTACTATCTGGAAATGGTAATTGGCCAGTTTTCCAGTCGCGGTTCGGTTAAAGTGTTCGATTTGTGCCCGGCGATGAAAG GTGTCGGAATCGGCCAGGTGATATCTATATCCATGGTGACCACCTACTATGTGGCCATAATGGGCATAACCCTGCGCTATCTGTACGAATCGTTCCGGTCGCCGTTGCCCTGGTCTGAGTGCCGACCGGAATGGGAATCCTTCTGCGTGGCGTCCAGTCTGGGTAACACCTCCCAGCTGGCCAGCCCCATGGACATGGATAGGTTGCCCCAGCAGCAGCCCGTGGCATCCGCGGAGCTGTATTTTCT TACGGAAGTGCTCCACGAGAAGCCAAATATCGAGGATGGAATTGGCCTGCCAAACTGGGAGTTGGTCATTGGGCTCTTCATCGCCTGGGCCTGTGTATTCTGCATTATTCGTCGCGGAGTGAAGAGTTCTGGAAAGGCATCCTACTTCCTGGCCCTCTTCCCGTACGTCATCATGGGTGTCCTTTTGGTGCGAGCTGTAACTCTGCCCGGATCTATAGACGGTATATACTACTTCATTAAGCCGCAATGGGGAAAGATTTTGGACCCCAAGGTCTGGTATGCAGCTGTAACCCAGTGTTTCTACTCGCTGTCCGTTTGTTTTGGCAACATCATCATGTACTCCTCGTTCAACAAGTTCGGCCACAACGTACATAGGGACGCGGCGATTGTGACGGGTCTGGACACCATGACCTCTCTGTTGGCTGGATTCACGATTTTCGGTATCCTCGGTCATCTGGCCCACGAAATCGGAACCGATGACATCGGTTCAGTGGTGAAGGGTGGTGCCGGATTGGCCTTCATCTCATATCCCGATGCCATTGCCAAGTTCAAGCAGCTGCCACAGATCTTCTCAGTGCTGTTCTTCCTCATGCTCTTCGTTTTGGGCATAGGATCGAATATTGCCATGACCTCCTGCTCGGTGACCGCCATTCGGGATCGGTTTCCCAACTTTGGGCAGTGGCAGTGCTCGCTGCTCATAGCGGTTGTCAGCTTCTTTATTGGATTGTTGTATATAACACCG GGCGGTCAATATATGCTGACTCTTGTGGACTTCTTTGGCGCCTCGATGATTGCTCTGGTACTGGGAATCGCCGAGCTGTACACCATTGGATGGATCTATGGCACAGACCGCCTGTGCAAGGACATTGAGTTCATGCTGGGTCGCAAAGTGGGCCTGTACTGGAGGCTCTGCTGGAGCATCATTACTCCCTTGATCATGACTGTTATTCTCATCTACTTCTATGCGACCTACCAACCTCTAACTTACAACAATATTATCTATCCAAATTGGGCTTACA CTATTGGCTGGCTGATAACGGCCTTCGGAATTCTTCAGCTGCCCATATGGATGATTGTGGCCATTGTTCGAGATCCAGGTCAGACTTTGGGTGCCAAAATCCGTGGAGCCTTTACGCCGAAGAAGAATTGGGGACCCAGTGACCCCCTTCTCCGGGAACAGTATCACAAGGAAATCGAGAACGAGTTGACCCCGAAACGGGGTCAGGGAATTTGGGCTGCCATCAAGCAAAACATCTTTGGTTGA
- the LOC120443691 gene encoding uncharacterized protein LOC120443691 — MLDDMFLVLIILRLMIFAEANNLDPSYCNRRFNVDCKIRKLKWFHNPRMGVCLRKLTCHSGFEYRADCARTCIISAKKKQNESAKILDLINRMLIKYRESEWKKKQKVTKPSKPVTTEIPPLPTTSMVTSSALLSVTIPETTSAGEDEPDLETTTPYPEDLTVDDTFEKYSNTTALTKRTTQMRTTTRSTTTTKKKIGKIVLGTVKVGLISKIIGWGKGKG, encoded by the exons ATGCTTGATGACATGTTCCTAGTGTTAATAATTCTTCGTCTGATGATTTTTGCGGAAGCGAATAACCTTGATCCAA GTTATTGCAATAGACGTTTTAATGTCGATTGCAAAATACGAAAACTGAAATGGTTTCATAACCCAAGGATGGGGGTTTGTCTGCGCAAACTGACTTGTCACAGCGGATTTGAATATCGAGCCGACTGCGCACGCACTTGCATTATCTctgcaaaaaagaagcaaaacgAGTCAGCTAAAATTCTTGATTTGATAAACAGAATGTTGATTAAATACAGGGAAAGTGAATggaaaaaaaagcagaaagtAACGAAGCCTTCAAAGCCAGTCACTACGGAAATACCGCCCTTGCCGACTACATCAATGGTTACATCGTCTGCTTTATTATCAGTAACCATTCCAGAAACTACTTCTGCCGGTGAGGATGAGCCAGATCTGGAAACCACTACCCCATATCCGGAGGATCTTACGGTAGAcgacacttttgaaaaatattcgAACACTACAGCACTAACAAAGAGAACAACACAAATGAGGACTACAACACGCAGTACTACCACTACAAAGAAgaaaattggtaaaattgTCTTGGGGACAGTGAAAGTTGGTTTAATTTCTAAAATAATAGGATGGGGTAAAGGAAAGGGATAA